The DNA segment ACTTAAAAAGACAAACTAAACAAAAAACTAATTACAAAATAGTTTTGCAATGGATTTTTAAGCTTTAGCAAGAAAGGCGTAGCTTTTTTATGGAGGGAATGTACTCTTATGGTACATGACCAAAATAAAAAGCAAGCCTGACGCAGATAAAGCTTAAAAATCTTCGCCTGTCGTCGTCAACACTAAACGACCATGCTTAACCCCTTTACAAGAAATTATTTGTTCTCCGAGTTGGCGAATATCCTTCCCCTTACCTTTTAAAACGATTACTTCAAGGCAGTTATGATGGTCAAGGTGCAAGTGTAGCGATGACAACACCAAATCGTGCATATCGTGTTGAATAGCGGTTAAATGTTGAGCCAAGTCGCTCTTGTGATGGTCATACACAAAAGTTAAAGTGCCTGCAACTATTTGAGTATCATCTTCAAAATTGCGTTCGACCAAAGCCTTGCGAATTAAATCTCGCAACGCTTCCGAGCGATTAGGATAATTACATTCGGAACAAAGCATATCAAATTGTTCCAACAAATCAGAGTCGAGAGAAACCCCAAAACGCGTCAGTTTACTCATAATTAACTCTCTTATAATAAAATCAACATACTTTATTTAAGACCATTGCAAAACTCGGTTTTGCGTTCTTTTATCATCGTTTTATGCACTGCATGCACATAGTATAAAACGTCTTAAGCCACAAACAATCTCATCACATAGTATGCACATATTTCTAAACAGCTGTCAACAAATAGCAAGTTTTAAAACGTGCTTTCAAGCTCAAGTAAAAACGCCTTTAGCTCCAAGCCTCCACGATATCCAACGAGTTTTCCGTTATGACCAATCACACGATGGCAGGGAATAAAAATAGGAATAGGGTTTTTATTATTAGCCAGCCCGACCGCCCTAACAGCTTTTGGATTTTGCATAGCAGTAGCGAGCATTTTATAACTCATGGTTGTTCCATAAGGAATTTTAACTAATTCTGACCAGCATAATTGCATAAACGGAGTACCTACTGCTTTCAGTGGTAGAGAAAACACCTTGAGTTTTTTATCTAAATACGCATTTAACTGGCTAAATGCTTCAGCTAACAAAAATTTATCATTCGCTTGAAGCTCTGTTGTCTCTTTTAAATCAGTATTTAAAATACTTTCTGCATCTAGGCTATTGGGCAATAATAATTTTATAATAACGCCATTTTCCGCCACAATACCTATCTTACCTATTTGTGTATGTTGAAACAACAGCATAAAATATGCCCCTGACCCAATGGTCTTTAAATTATAAAAAAAGCCCGCCTCAAAAAAAGACGGGCAAAAAAACAAAACAAAAAGCTGATTATTCCTCAGAATCTTCTTCTTTTGGTTTTAAATGATCAGGAACTATCGCCATTTGAATAATTAATGGCTTTAAGAAGCTCCATTTAATTCCAATATGAAACTCTTCTTCTAAATCACGAATAGCGTCCCAACAGTTATGACAAGGAGCAACAACAAATTTTACGCCGGTAGCCAAAATTTGATCACGCTTTCTTTCAAGGGCCTTGTTACGTTGTTTACGGAATTTTCCAATACCGTTAAAACCACCGCCACCACCGCAACAATAGTTGTATTCGTTATTTGGGTCCATCTCACGGAAATCTTCGGCAATATAACTCATTATTTCACGAGTATATTTTCCTAAACCGCCGTTACGCACGTAGTTACAAGCATCTTGTAAGGTAACAG comes from the Desulfovibrio litoralis DSM 11393 genome and includes:
- the nikR gene encoding nickel-responsive transcriptional regulator NikR, which produces MSKLTRFGVSLDSDLLEQFDMLCSECNYPNRSEALRDLIRKALVERNFEDDTQIVAGTLTFVYDHHKSDLAQHLTAIQHDMHDLVLSSLHLHLDHHNCLEVIVLKGKGKDIRQLGEQIISCKGVKHGRLVLTTTGEDF
- a CDS encoding methylated-DNA--[protein]-cysteine S-methyltransferase, whose amino-acid sequence is MLLFQHTQIGKIGIVAENGVIIKLLLPNSLDAESILNTDLKETTELQANDKFLLAEAFSQLNAYLDKKLKVFSLPLKAVGTPFMQLCWSELVKIPYGTTMSYKMLATAMQNPKAVRAVGLANNKNPIPIFIPCHRVIGHNGKLVGYRGGLELKAFLLELESTF